The Salmo trutta chromosome 6, fSalTru1.1, whole genome shotgun sequence genome has a window encoding:
- the LOC115195212 gene encoding transmembrane protein 236 yields the protein MASGRTLKFALCEVLQFAGLCVPLFIVMQRFALIVARVKSVAQPPGDASTAYWLTVASSIAYVTSAALLVWVPMKYMVFTNKKFLVGRKKWRPVALVYLILSTLPCFAFLIASSEVQINNSIRQDTFAELPVSLVLFSLICIDIVERIRHSRLTGHANELARDAEIPSTVLTNITPVTPVNPENPAASVTPAVPGQPTQPGQPGNPNGQDQNGAGFQPEANWTLQGMPVNQIQGRQFSMSGLSSRSACSARSASMSADHGVSPYAYTGPLRFLCASDARAEVFVDSFLFWMDTVEMVRVAGHPAVYYSGWVFPIYIFSYLSCLRLVVMPHSPLLSLLGVALQDLPFLFVRIGLIAFFGFVTPLLYLMKNLLVCLAFIYFNFMTKLKVFNTERMF from the exons ATGGCCTCGGGGAGGACGCTGAAGTTCGCCCTGTGCGAGGTGCTGCAGTTCGCAGGCCTGTGCGTGCCGCTCTTCATCGTCATGCAGAGGTTCGCCCTCATTGTAGCGCGGGTCAAGAGCGTGGCGCAGCCGCCCGGCGACGCAAGCACCGCCTACTGGCTCACCGTGGCCTCCTCCATCGCCTATGTCACTTCTGCTGCTTTGCTGGTCTGGGTGCCCATGAAGTACATGGTATTCACGAATAAGAAGTTTCTTGTCGGGAGGAAGAAGTG gaggCCGGTGGCCCTGGTCTATTTGATCCTTTCCACATTACCCTGCTTTGCCTTTCTCATCGCCAGCTCAGAG GTGCAGATCAATAACAGTATAAGACAGGATACGTTTGCAGAGCTCCCCGTGTCGTTGGTGCTCTTCTCTCTCATCTGCATCGATATTGTGGAGAGGATCCGCCACAGTCGACTCACTGGACACG CTAACGAATTGGCCCGAGATGCTGAGATCCCTTCCACTGTCCTCACGAACATAACCCCAGTGACACCGGTAAACCCAGAAAACCCTGCGGCATCCGTAACGCCAGCTGTGCCCGGGCAACCTACACAACCAGGGCAACCTGGTAATCCAAATGGGCAGGACCAGAACGGGGCGGGGTTTCAACCAGAGGCCAATTGGACACTCCAGGGGATGCCAGTTAACCAGATACAAGGCAGACAGTTCAGCATGTCAGGCCTGAGCTCGCGCTCGGCATGCTCTGCACGCTCGGCCAGCATGTCCGCAGACCACGGCGTCTCACCATATGCCTACACAGGCCCGTTGCGCTTCTTGTGTGCCAGCGATGCCCGAGCCGAAGTGTTTGTGGACAGCTTTCTATTCTGGATGGACACGGTGGAGATGGTGAGGGTGGCAGGGCACCCGGCGGTCTACTACTCGGGCTGGGTGTTCCCTATCTACATCTTCAGCTACCTGTCGTGCCTGCGGCTGGTGGTCATGCCCCACAGTCCCCTGCTGTCGTTGCTAGGCGTGGCCCTGCAGGATCTGCCTTTCCTGTTTGTGCGTATCGGCCTCATTGCCTTCTTCGGCTTTGTAACGCCACTCCTCTACCTGATGAAGAACTTGCTCGTTTGTTTGGCGTTCATCTACTTCAACTTCATGACCAAGCTGAAGGTCTTCAACACAGAGAGAATGTTCTGA